CAATATCCATTTGTTACGCTGCTCAAGCTCTTTTGCCGCAACCATAACAACCCCTAATATTATCGCTATTTCCAGTATTTCACGGAAAATAACTATAAAAACAGGTATTACATCTGAATTTAAATATTCAAGCATTTTAACCTTCCTTAATAAATAATCGTTTAGATAGACTACTCGGCAATAATAACACCTTGTGCGGTTGCCTCGTTGAACTCACCGAAATATTTATAGCTTCCGGCTTCTACAGGTCCGACAAAAACTATAGCCTGACTATTACCGCTGATGATTTTCTCACGGTTAAGGTCGTGGCTTTCAAATTCTTCAGGAGAAGAGTCCTGATTATCAATTACAAGCTTGACCTTTTCACCTGCGGGTATCTTTGTTTCGGCAGGAATAAAAAGATGGTCTTTAATTATAATCTTAAACTCTTTTATTTCAGCAGACGCTATGTTAGCGGAAAATAATACGGCTATAACACCTAAAAATAATGATTTCATAATAATCCTCGATATTAAATAGTAATGATTCTTAATTGCGTTTCGTGTAACTAATAACTAATTTTTTCTAAAAGTGCAAGTTTTTTAAAGAATCCTAATATTTATATAAATCTATAACAATTGCAGGCATTGATAAATTAATCGGTAAGTTAAAGAATGACATTTGGCGAATATTGTTTTATATTAATAACTAAAGGGAAATGTATTCGGTATAAATATATAGGTAATTATGCTAGTTACACGTAGGCAGGTTCACCAGCTTAAAAAGAAAATAAAGAACACAATTATGCTATTAACCATAAGCGGTGTTACTGCGTATGGGGGATTATATTTTATGGGC
This genomic window from Pseudomonadota bacterium contains:
- a CDS encoding cupredoxin domain-containing protein; the protein is MKSLFLGVIAVLFSANIASAEIKEFKIIIKDHLFIPAETKIPAGEKVKLVIDNQDSSPEEFESHDLNREKIISGNSQAIVFVGPVEAGSYKYFGEFNEATAQGVIIAE